A genome region from Candidatus Microthrix parvicella Bio17-1 includes the following:
- a CDS encoding FGGY family carbohydrate kinase, translated as MSAAALAIGIDVGSTNVKVVALAADGSLAAHRRRPLATNDRPPICEQEPEEIWDAVLSGVAECVAEATIDAPVVGVAPLVTIGVTSQYSSTVPVGPGGTPAGPLVMWRDRRGTEACHELLGTPGLFELWVERHGIPPIGGGLGLAHLLHLSAEDPGGQTRFVEVMDGITARLTGRVTATRHSMFTSQLCDNRSPQDVSRAYDPDLLAASGIDPARLPPLVAPDEPVGTVTADLAARLGVDPASNVAPGINDTGAVALATGAEKPRQGGVIAGVSIGTTSVLVTSMDHKAEDLDHEILTMPAPDIGYLVMAENGLGGRVPEAMLALLDGADEMGETRFAGAEAALASTEPGAGGVLGLPWLDGSMAPSGSSTARGGFIGVSLSTTRAQLIRATFEGVAHNLAWLLRHVEAFIGAPVDEIRLTGGGAQVAGWPQIIADVLNRPVRVVAEPGLAAARSAALRARHLGSGSDEWSPTPAATSASLQPNLEARGVYERQQQAFERAFDALIPVLELLNP; from the coding sequence GTGAGCGCAGCGGCGCTCGCCATCGGGATTGACGTCGGGTCGACCAACGTCAAGGTGGTGGCCCTCGCCGCCGATGGGTCGCTGGCGGCCCATCGCCGGCGCCCGCTGGCGACCAACGACCGGCCGCCGATCTGCGAGCAGGAACCCGAAGAGATCTGGGATGCGGTGCTCAGCGGTGTTGCGGAGTGTGTTGCCGAGGCCACGATCGACGCACCGGTTGTTGGCGTGGCGCCATTGGTGACGATTGGCGTGACCAGCCAGTATTCCTCCACGGTGCCGGTCGGCCCGGGCGGAACGCCTGCCGGGCCGCTGGTGATGTGGCGGGACCGGCGAGGCACCGAAGCCTGCCACGAGCTGCTGGGCACGCCTGGACTGTTCGAGCTCTGGGTGGAGCGCCACGGCATCCCGCCCATCGGTGGTGGGCTCGGCCTGGCTCACCTGCTGCACCTCAGCGCCGAGGACCCCGGCGGGCAGACCCGGTTTGTCGAGGTGATGGATGGCATCACCGCCCGCCTGACCGGCCGGGTAACCGCCACCCGACACAGCATGTTCACCAGCCAGCTGTGCGACAACCGCAGCCCGCAGGACGTGTCACGTGCGTACGACCCGGACCTGCTGGCCGCCTCCGGCATCGACCCTGCTCGGCTTCCTCCGCTGGTTGCCCCGGATGAACCGGTGGGCACGGTGACCGCCGACCTGGCCGCCAGGCTTGGGGTGGATCCAGCCTCGAACGTGGCACCCGGCATCAACGACACCGGCGCGGTCGCGCTGGCCACCGGCGCTGAGAAGCCCCGGCAAGGGGGGGTGATTGCGGGTGTCTCCATCGGGACCACCAGCGTGTTGGTCACCAGCATGGACCACAAGGCCGAGGACCTCGACCACGAGATCCTGACGATGCCCGCCCCGGACATCGGCTACCTGGTGATGGCGGAGAACGGCCTGGGCGGAAGGGTTCCTGAGGCGATGCTGGCGCTGCTCGACGGAGCCGATGAGATGGGCGAGACGCGTTTCGCCGGGGCTGAGGCCGCCTTGGCCTCTACGGAGCCGGGCGCTGGGGGAGTGCTGGGCCTGCCGTGGCTGGATGGCTCGATGGCGCCGTCGGGCAGCTCGACGGCGCGCGGTGGATTCATCGGCGTGTCGCTGTCGACGACCCGAGCCCAACTGATCCGGGCCACCTTCGAGGGAGTGGCGCACAACCTGGCATGGCTGCTTCGCCACGTCGAGGCGTTCATTGGCGCACCAGTGGACGAGATCCGCCTCACCGGAGGTGGTGCCCAGGTGGCGGGTTGGCCCCAGATCATCGCCGATGTGCTGAATCGTCCGGTGCGGGTCGTGGCCGAACCGGGGTTGGCGGCCGCTCGGTCGGCGGCACTGCGGGCACGCCATCTGGGTTCGGGCAGCGACGAGTGGTCCCCGACGCCCGCAGCGACCTCGGCGTCGCTCCAACCAAATTTGGAGGCACGGGGCGTGTACGAACGGCAGCAGCAGGCGTTCGAGCGCGCCTTCGATGCACTCATCCCGGTCTTGGAGTTGCTGAATCCTTAG
- a CDS encoding pyridoxal phosphate-dependent decarboxylase family protein: protein MSAYPYADRFPVNRTLPKEGRDPGEIIDELRTLATEEDTSWEDGKVSGTMYCGDHDHYEFLNEAFALFAHVNALQRDICPSATRFEGEIIAMTLDLFHADAVTDGTPVGIVTSGGTASIAHAILAYREAGRARGITNPNIVKAETAHPAFGKAAQLFGLEQRNVAIDPVSTKADMAAVRAQIDENTVAIIGSACNYGYGTIDPIGEMSELAVERGVGLHVDGCLGGFILPFGQELGYPFEVFDYRLPGVTSMSSDTHKYGYGLKGSSVVTFRDTALRRGQYFYETEWTGGKYCSPSMDGSRSGGLLAATWASMVKLGRDGYLKYAKEIFETADKMIAAVRSHPELRIMGDPTFLFSFTSDEFDIYHVNDFMKLRGWRFNGQQYPNAIHMAVTRPQTQEGVAEAFEKDLAEAVVYATENSDGTPDSAAIYGGIPGGMTSDVDEFIRDIMANMMDEQQGVPPAS from the coding sequence ATGAGCGCCTACCCCTACGCCGATCGTTTCCCCGTCAACCGCACCCTTCCGAAGGAGGGCAGGGACCCGGGTGAGATCATCGACGAGCTGCGCACCCTGGCCACCGAGGAGGACACCTCCTGGGAGGACGGCAAGGTGTCGGGCACGATGTATTGCGGCGACCACGATCACTACGAGTTTCTCAACGAGGCGTTCGCGCTCTTCGCCCACGTCAACGCGTTGCAGCGCGACATCTGCCCGTCGGCCACCCGCTTCGAGGGCGAGATCATCGCCATGACGCTCGACCTGTTCCATGCCGACGCGGTCACCGACGGCACGCCGGTGGGCATCGTCACCTCGGGTGGCACCGCGTCGATCGCCCACGCGATCCTCGCCTACCGCGAGGCCGGCCGGGCGCGCGGGATCACCAACCCCAACATCGTGAAGGCCGAGACGGCGCACCCCGCCTTCGGCAAGGCCGCCCAGCTGTTCGGCCTCGAGCAGCGGAACGTGGCGATCGACCCCGTGAGCACCAAGGCCGACATGGCTGCGGTGCGCGCCCAGATCGACGAGAACACGGTGGCGATCATCGGCTCGGCCTGCAACTACGGCTACGGCACGATCGACCCGATCGGCGAGATGTCCGAGCTGGCGGTCGAGCGCGGCGTCGGCCTGCACGTCGACGGCTGCCTGGGCGGGTTCATCCTGCCCTTCGGCCAGGAGCTGGGCTACCCGTTCGAGGTGTTCGACTACCGCCTCCCCGGCGTGACCTCGATGAGCTCGGACACCCACAAGTACGGCTACGGGCTGAAGGGCTCGTCCGTGGTGACGTTCCGTGACACGGCGCTGCGTCGGGGCCAGTACTTCTACGAGACCGAGTGGACCGGTGGAAAGTACTGCTCGCCGTCGATGGACGGATCGCGCAGCGGCGGCCTGCTCGCCGCCACCTGGGCCTCGATGGTGAAGCTGGGCCGCGACGGCTACCTCAAGTACGCCAAGGAGATCTTCGAGACGGCCGACAAGATGATCGCAGCCGTGCGCTCGCACCCCGAGCTGAGGATCATGGGCGACCCCACGTTCCTGTTCAGCTTCACCTCTGACGAGTTCGACATCTACCACGTCAACGACTTCATGAAGCTGCGCGGCTGGCGCTTCAACGGCCAGCAGTACCCCAACGCCATCCACATGGCGGTCACCCGCCCCCAGACCCAGGAGGGCGTGGCCGAGGCGTTCGAGAAGGACCTGGCCGAGGCGGTCGTCTACGCCACGGAGAACTCCGACGGCACGCCGGACAGCGCAGCGATTTACGGCGGAATCCCAGGCGGCATGACCAGCGACGTCGACGAGTTCATCCGCGACATCATGGCCAACATGATGGACGAACAGCAGGGCGTGCCCCCGGCCTCGTGA
- a CDS encoding galactokinase encodes MVTETLRSWAPGRVNLIGDHTDYAGGLVLPMAINLGTTVTLQPGGNTLHLRSARRQSLHLDLPLGGVLAEDLTTLEPAWGRFVAAAALELASTVGGSGEVTTTLPVGAGLSSSSSLELAVALALGFDGSPLELARFGQRAEQVASGVPSGIMDQLTIAAGVAGHALLIDCATERHRVVRMPDSVEVWVLHSGVPRRLADSAYAERRRATEVAAKLVGPLAEASLDDIEAIDDPVLVRRARHVRTECDRVRVAAAALEADDPTEVGQLMLQSHASLRDDFNVSVPELDHLVLELSSRGDVFGARLTGAGFGGCVVVLARPGTDLSTVRSDAWLVQAGDGARLL; translated from the coding sequence ATGGTCACCGAAACCCTTCGGTCCTGGGCACCGGGCCGAGTCAACCTCATCGGAGATCACACCGACTACGCAGGCGGTCTGGTGTTGCCAATGGCGATCAACCTGGGCACGACGGTCACGTTGCAGCCGGGGGGCAACACGCTCCACCTGCGATCGGCACGACGCCAGTCGCTGCACCTCGACCTGCCTCTCGGCGGTGTGCTGGCCGAAGACCTGACGACGTTGGAGCCCGCCTGGGGTCGATTTGTCGCAGCGGCCGCCTTGGAACTGGCATCCACCGTGGGCGGATCCGGCGAGGTCACCACCACCCTGCCCGTCGGGGCCGGACTGTCGTCGTCGTCGTCGCTGGAATTGGCGGTGGCCCTTGCCCTGGGGTTCGACGGGTCACCGCTTGAGCTCGCCCGCTTCGGTCAGCGGGCCGAGCAGGTCGCGTCGGGCGTACCCTCCGGCATCATGGACCAGTTGACGATCGCCGCCGGCGTCGCTGGACACGCCCTCCTGATCGACTGCGCCACCGAGCGCCACCGAGTAGTGAGGATGCCGGACTCGGTGGAGGTGTGGGTGCTGCATTCGGGAGTGCCCCGCCGACTCGCCGACTCCGCTTATGCCGAACGGCGCCGCGCCACCGAGGTCGCAGCCAAGCTGGTGGGCCCGCTCGCCGAGGCATCGCTGGACGACATCGAGGCAATCGACGACCCGGTTCTCGTGCGTCGTGCCCGCCACGTCCGTACCGAGTGCGATCGGGTTCGGGTTGCTGCCGCTGCGCTGGAGGCCGACGACCCCACCGAGGTGGGCCAGCTGATGCTGCAAAGCCATGCGTCGCTCCGTGACGACTTCAACGTGTCGGTGCCCGAACTCGACCACCTGGTGCTGGAGTTGTCATCACGGGGCGACGTTTTCGGGGCCCGGCTGACCGGGGCGGGATTCGGTGGCTGCGTCGTGGTGTTGGCCCGGCCGGGCACCGACCTCTCCACCGTTCGATCCGACGCGTGGCTCGTTCAGGCCGGGGATGGTGCCCGACTGTTGTAG
- a CDS encoding aldo/keto reductase, giving the protein MTTDATTTFDIGGDLTVNRLGYGAMQLPGPGVWGPSEDHDGALAVLRCAVELGVDFIDTANSYGPYVADELIAEALAPYGDVTIATKAGLVRTGPGEWHPVGRPEYLRQEAELTLRRLGVERLDLFQLHRIDPAVPREEQFGVLGDLRDEGKVRHIGLSEVSVEELNAAREQIPVATVQNRFNLIERASEDVLDRCTELGIGFIPWFPIATGRLAEPGGPVDHVVRDVGASPTQVALAWLLQRSPVVLPIPGTKSIDHLKDNMRAASVTLSPTQVAALDAVA; this is encoded by the coding sequence ATGACCACCGACGCCACAACCACCTTCGACATCGGCGGTGATCTGACGGTCAACCGGCTGGGCTACGGGGCGATGCAGCTGCCGGGGCCCGGAGTGTGGGGTCCGTCGGAGGACCACGACGGCGCCCTCGCCGTCCTGCGCTGCGCCGTTGAACTTGGTGTCGACTTCATCGACACCGCCAACTCCTATGGCCCGTATGTGGCGGACGAACTGATCGCCGAAGCCCTCGCCCCATATGGCGACGTCACCATCGCCACCAAGGCCGGTCTGGTTCGGACCGGACCGGGCGAGTGGCACCCTGTCGGCCGCCCGGAGTACCTGCGCCAGGAGGCCGAGCTCACCCTGCGCCGTCTCGGCGTCGAGCGCCTCGACTTGTTCCAGCTCCACAGAATCGATCCGGCGGTTCCCCGGGAGGAACAGTTTGGCGTGCTCGGTGACCTGCGCGACGAGGGCAAGGTGCGCCACATCGGCCTCTCCGAGGTGTCGGTCGAGGAGCTCAACGCAGCCCGCGAGCAGATCCCGGTTGCCACCGTGCAGAATCGGTTCAACCTGATCGAACGGGCCTCTGAGGACGTCCTCGACCGCTGCACCGAACTGGGCATCGGGTTCATTCCCTGGTTTCCAATCGCCACCGGCAGGTTGGCGGAGCCGGGCGGGCCCGTGGACCACGTGGTCCGTGACGTGGGCGCCTCACCGACCCAGGTCGCACTGGCATGGCTGCTCCAGCGGTCACCGGTGGTACTTCCCATTCCCGGCACGAAGTCGATCGATCACCTCAAGGACAACATGCGCGCCGCCTCGGTCACCCTGTCGCCCACTCAGGTCGCCGCCCTCGACGCGGTGGCCTGA
- a CDS encoding PH domain-containing protein, with the protein MAYPTNLLQPDEEVVLELNPHWKYLFWPTLILVLSIVGGLFVLNQERVVQVPLGLVVLIALGWFIKRFILWRTTTFILTTDRCIYRSGALVTSGVEMPLERINTVFFQQTLFERMLGAGDLAIESGGETGKEYFHDIRNPPEVQHEIYTQMEANENRKFDRIGQEAAEGARAYSASTAQTGPITVAEQLEKLAELREKGVLTDEEFETHKANLLA; encoded by the coding sequence ATGGCATATCCCACCAACCTGCTGCAACCCGACGAGGAGGTCGTCCTCGAACTGAATCCGCACTGGAAGTACCTGTTCTGGCCCACGCTCATCTTGGTGCTCAGCATCGTTGGCGGCCTCTTCGTGCTGAATCAGGAACGGGTGGTTCAGGTCCCGCTGGGGCTGGTGGTCCTCATTGCACTCGGTTGGTTCATCAAGCGATTCATCCTCTGGCGCACCACCACGTTCATTCTCACGACCGACCGATGTATCTACCGGTCTGGGGCGCTCGTGACCTCCGGGGTGGAGATGCCCCTCGAGCGCATCAACACCGTGTTTTTCCAGCAGACCCTGTTCGAGCGGATGCTGGGCGCCGGCGACCTGGCCATCGAGTCGGGCGGTGAAACCGGCAAGGAGTACTTCCACGACATTCGCAACCCGCCCGAGGTGCAGCACGAGATCTACACCCAGATGGAGGCCAACGAGAATCGCAAGTTTGATCGCATCGGCCAGGAGGCTGCCGAGGGTGCCCGCGCCTACAGCGCGTCGACGGCACAGACCGGTCCGATCACCGTGGCCGAGCAGCTTGAGAAGCTGGCGGAATTGCGTGAGAAGGGTGTACTCACCGACGAGGAGTTTGAAACCCACAAAGCCAACCTGCTGGCCTGA
- a CDS encoding ATP-dependent DNA helicase UvrD2 translates to MSESSTEPNALVAGLNPEQREAATHESLRLRILAGAGSGKTRVLTRRIAYQSATGAIDPRAVLAVTFTRKAASELRSRLGQLGLRDGVQAGTFHSIAWAQLRQRWAERGITPPELITSKLGMIRSVSGERTTTALLDVMSEIEWANARCVEPEDYPAAATTARRDPPYDPTRMAEIMAAYVNHKRRQRVVDFDDLLRLAARDLRADPVYASGRQWMNRFLFVDEFQDVNPRQFQLLSAWMGEGAHLTVVGDPHQAIYAWNGADASYLVDMPRYFQETATVSLTRNYRSSPQILTVANQVLRDGSDQRGAALVPTRPDGPIPTVAVHPDEVQEARHIARELRSARRPGRRWADLAVLVRTNAQLAPLTQALGAAGIPHRTRGGGGLLDQPEVNDVLRSLRRAREVGTWIGDLARELREVRPQVERSEALLDGDDDDNFDDNFDEATAAAEPSGPVPRGAVPNRRETAAGPSGHAGRIAPQHLTADRLANLDELVRMGREYLDLDPAGTPTGFSAWLRSSLADAGGSDTDVVELSTFHAAKGLEWKVVHLAGVEKGLIPIHFAETQGELAEETRLFYVAITRAEDELVLHRAEKRTTGTREMRRKPSAFLEPVEAALDFLNGVEHRRPRAPRSRQGHKSAPVTKAGLTGADAELFGRLRAWRLEQSRAAKKPAFVILTDDVLTRLASDRPVTRAQLLETRGIGPTKADLFGQALLKLIADSDS, encoded by the coding sequence GTGAGCGAATCATCCACAGAGCCGAATGCTCTGGTCGCCGGCCTCAATCCCGAGCAGCGGGAAGCGGCCACCCATGAGTCCCTCCGCCTCCGCATCCTGGCCGGTGCCGGGTCGGGTAAAACCCGCGTGCTCACCCGGCGCATCGCCTACCAGTCCGCCACCGGAGCCATCGACCCACGGGCGGTGCTGGCCGTCACGTTCACACGCAAGGCCGCCTCCGAACTGCGCAGCCGGTTGGGCCAACTCGGCCTTCGCGACGGCGTACAGGCCGGCACGTTCCACTCGATCGCATGGGCCCAGCTCCGTCAGCGCTGGGCGGAACGGGGTATCACTCCCCCCGAGCTGATCACGTCCAAGCTGGGCATGATCCGAAGCGTCAGCGGGGAGCGCACCACCACAGCGCTGCTGGACGTGATGAGCGAAATCGAATGGGCCAACGCCCGCTGCGTCGAGCCGGAGGATTATCCGGCCGCCGCAACGACCGCCCGCCGGGATCCGCCTTACGACCCCACCCGCATGGCCGAGATCATGGCCGCCTACGTCAACCACAAGCGTCGCCAGCGGGTTGTGGACTTCGATGACCTCCTGCGCCTGGCCGCCCGCGACCTGCGCGCCGACCCCGTCTACGCCTCGGGGCGTCAATGGATGAACCGGTTCCTGTTCGTCGACGAGTTTCAGGACGTCAACCCCCGCCAGTTTCAGCTGCTGTCGGCATGGATGGGCGAGGGCGCTCACCTCACCGTGGTCGGCGACCCACATCAGGCGATCTATGCCTGGAACGGGGCCGACGCGAGCTACCTGGTGGACATGCCCCGGTATTTCCAGGAAACGGCCACGGTCAGCCTCACCCGCAACTACCGCTCGTCGCCGCAGATCCTCACGGTGGCCAACCAGGTGCTGCGCGACGGCAGCGATCAGCGGGGCGCCGCACTGGTGCCCACCCGGCCCGACGGGCCCATCCCCACCGTCGCAGTCCATCCCGACGAGGTCCAGGAGGCCCGCCACATCGCACGGGAGCTGCGATCGGCACGCCGACCCGGGCGCCGCTGGGCCGACCTTGCCGTGCTGGTACGCACCAACGCGCAGCTTGCCCCCCTGACCCAGGCCCTCGGAGCTGCCGGTATCCCCCATCGCACCCGGGGGGGCGGCGGTCTGCTGGACCAGCCCGAGGTGAACGACGTCCTCCGCAGCCTCCGGCGGGCCCGCGAGGTGGGCACCTGGATCGGCGATCTGGCCCGGGAGTTGCGGGAGGTGCGTCCGCAGGTGGAACGCAGCGAGGCGTTGCTCGATGGCGACGACGACGACAACTTCGACGACAACTTCGACGAAGCCACAGCTGCAGCCGAGCCCTCCGGGCCCGTTCCTCGGGGGGCTGTGCCCAACCGGCGCGAGACCGCAGCGGGTCCGTCGGGCCACGCTGGTCGCATCGCACCGCAGCACCTCACAGCCGATCGGCTGGCCAACCTGGACGAGTTGGTGCGGATGGGCCGCGAGTACCTCGACCTCGACCCTGCCGGCACCCCCACCGGGTTCTCCGCCTGGCTGCGATCCAGCCTGGCCGATGCCGGCGGTTCGGATACCGACGTGGTGGAGTTGTCCACCTTTCACGCCGCAAAGGGCCTCGAATGGAAGGTGGTGCACCTGGCCGGGGTGGAGAAAGGCCTGATCCCAATCCATTTCGCCGAGACCCAGGGCGAGCTGGCCGAGGAGACCCGGCTGTTCTACGTGGCGATCACCCGTGCCGAGGACGAGCTGGTGCTGCATCGGGCCGAAAAACGCACCACCGGCACCCGGGAGATGCGCCGCAAGCCGTCGGCATTTCTCGAACCGGTCGAGGCGGCACTCGACTTCCTCAACGGTGTGGAACACCGGCGGCCACGCGCTCCTCGATCCAGGCAGGGCCACAAGTCGGCGCCCGTCACCAAGGCCGGGCTCACCGGCGCCGACGCCGAGCTGTTCGGTCGGCTGCGTGCCTGGCGTCTGGAACAGTCGCGTGCCGCAAAAAAGCCCGCATTCGTCATCCTCACCGACGACGTGCTCACCCGGTTGGCGAGCGACCGCCCCGTCACCCGCGCCCAACTCCTCGAAACCCGCGGCATCGGCCCCACCAAAGCGGACCTCTTCGGCCAAGCGCTCCTGAAGCTCATCGCCGACTCCGACTCCTAA
- a CDS encoding PaaI family thioesterase: MSSAATGDSATEAEVASTATFPNSSTISRIERLDQIEITPQRVALRRVAAEMRAIIEGLTSTSTDAAALDGIASELADIATLIAEHPKGRVYEGFAELANAGRLTPDNPEVQALAAEMYATFDHSPFIGLANPLSPPMSLHMHSDEVTGTVTFGSAYEGPPGNVHGGYVAAVFDELLGSTQGLSGAQGMTAYLHTDYRSPTPLHTELTMRAWVHDRVDRKIRVRGTIHAGERLTAECEGLFISMQPGVFKQLLNDRAELDDA, translated from the coding sequence ATGAGTAGTGCAGCAACGGGCGACAGTGCGACCGAGGCCGAGGTGGCGAGTACGGCCACCTTCCCGAACTCAAGCACGATCAGTCGCATCGAGCGGCTGGATCAGATCGAGATCACGCCGCAGCGGGTGGCGCTCCGGCGCGTCGCCGCCGAGATGCGGGCGATCATCGAGGGACTGACCTCCACCAGCACCGACGCCGCCGCGCTCGATGGCATTGCCTCCGAGCTTGCCGATATTGCCACCTTGATCGCCGAACACCCCAAGGGGCGGGTCTACGAAGGCTTCGCCGAGCTGGCCAACGCCGGGAGACTGACGCCCGACAACCCCGAGGTCCAGGCGTTGGCGGCCGAGATGTACGCCACGTTCGACCACAGCCCGTTCATCGGCCTGGCCAATCCGCTTTCGCCGCCCATGAGCCTGCATATGCACAGCGACGAAGTCACCGGCACGGTCACGTTTGGTTCGGCGTACGAAGGGCCGCCCGGCAACGTGCACGGCGGTTACGTCGCAGCCGTGTTCGACGAGCTGTTGGGCTCCACCCAGGGGCTCTCGGGTGCCCAGGGTATGACCGCCTACCTCCACACCGACTATCGGTCGCCGACGCCGCTGCACACCGAGCTGACCATGAGGGCGTGGGTGCACGATCGGGTGGACCGCAAGATCCGGGTACGTGGCACCATTCACGCCGGCGAGCGGCTGACCGCCGAGTGCGAGGGGCTGTTCATTTCGATGCAGCCGGGCGTCTTCAAGCAGTTGCTCAACGACCGCGCCGAGCTCGACGACGCCTGA
- a CDS encoding exodeoxyribonuclease III codes for MLVATWNVNSLNARMQRVEEWVEMVQPDVLMMQETKLADDKFPHLSFQSMGYETAHFGEGRWNGVAIISKVGLSDVHSGFRGDDPAGWDHPAEARLLWATCGPVRCACVYVPNGREVSNDHYRFKLAWLERLRSDLVDEVAAAEHFVIGGDWNIAPTDADVWDVGVFDDNSTHVSVPERDALLAITDVGLRDTFRERYPADGDLYSWWDYRGGNFHKRKGMRIDFLLSNPTLADAVVSDLVDRNARKGTKPSDHAPVLALYNLDGGHHE; via the coding sequence GTGCTGGTCGCCACCTGGAACGTCAACTCGCTCAACGCCCGCATGCAGCGTGTGGAGGAATGGGTTGAGATGGTGCAGCCCGACGTGCTGATGATGCAGGAGACCAAGCTGGCCGATGACAAGTTCCCTCACTTGAGCTTTCAATCGATGGGATATGAGACAGCCCACTTCGGTGAGGGTCGCTGGAATGGCGTGGCCATCATCTCCAAGGTTGGTCTGAGCGACGTCCACAGCGGGTTTCGCGGTGACGATCCGGCGGGCTGGGACCACCCGGCGGAGGCACGGCTGTTGTGGGCAACCTGTGGACCTGTTCGCTGCGCATGCGTCTACGTGCCAAACGGCCGCGAGGTGTCCAACGACCATTACCGATTCAAGCTGGCGTGGCTTGAACGGTTGCGGAGTGATCTTGTGGACGAAGTGGCCGCGGCAGAACACTTCGTCATCGGTGGTGATTGGAACATCGCGCCCACCGATGCCGACGTGTGGGACGTCGGCGTGTTCGACGACAACTCCACCCACGTGTCAGTCCCCGAACGGGACGCGCTGTTGGCGATCACCGACGTCGGCCTGCGTGACACCTTCCGGGAGCGGTACCCCGCCGACGGTGACCTGTACAGCTGGTGGGACTATCGGGGCGGCAACTTTCACAAGCGAAAGGGCATGCGTATCGACTTTCTGCTGTCCAACCCCACGTTGGCCGATGCAGTGGTGAGCGACCTGGTGGACCGCAACGCTCGAAAGGGCACCAAGCCATCCGACCACGCGCCGGTGCTGGCCCTGTACAACCTCGATGGGGGACATCATGAGTAG